A window of Paenibacillus phoenicis genomic DNA:
AATAACATCAGCGAGGTTTTCCCGCCTTGAAACAAGACATACAACAGGCAGACCAGCCAAACGGACGCCACCCTCCAGAACTTCCGGGAGGTGAGGCCCGCTTTAACGCCTTCAACCAGCGCGCGCATCGGTTACCGTCCTATGGCGACCGGTACGTGGACCTGCCGGAGAATTTGCTGCAGCACCTCGCTGACGTTCCGGTGCCCCAGGCGGGACTCGGGACGCAGCAGAATCCGGTGCTCCAGCACGAATGGCGCGAGCGTCTTAATATCGTCGGGCAGAACATAATCCCGCTCCTCCAGGAAAGCATAGGCCTTGGCTGCGGCCATAAAGGCGAGCGAAGCGCGCGGCGACGCGCCCAGCAACACTTCTTCATGCTCCCGTGTCCGGCGAACGATCTCCAGCAAGTAATCGGCAAGCGGTTCGCTGATATGCACGCGCTGAACCTCACGTTGGATGGCGGCAATCTCCTCCATCGTTGTAACCGATTCCAACTGATCTGCCGGCTGGCCTTGACTATGGGAGCGCAGCATCGCTTTCTCCGTGTCGGCGTCGGGATAACCGATCCCAATTTTCATCATAAAGCGGTCCAACTGAGCTTCCGGCAGCAGATAAGTGCCTTCAAAGTCAATCGGATTCTGCGTAGCGCAGAGCATAAAAGGATGAGGAAGCGGGTAGGTCACGCCATCGGCAGTGACGCTTCGCTCCTCCATGACTTCCAGCAAGGCGGATTGCGTCTTTGTGGTTGCCCGGTTGATTTCATCCGCCAGCAAAATATGCGTCATCACCGGACCTGGCCGGAATACGAAACGTTCTTCATGAGGATGGAAAACCGATACCCCCGTAATGTCGCTGGGCAAAATATCTGGATTACATTGTATCCGCCGGTAGTCTCCGCTCATCGACTTGGCCAGCGCCTTCACGAGCTGCGTCTTACCTGTACCGGGTACGTCCTCGATTAACACATGGCCGCCGGCCAGCAGCGCCGAAAGCAGCAGCTTGATTTCAAAAGACTTTCCTAAAATACACGACTCCAGGTTGTTCTTTACGGCGTTCAAAGTTTGCATCGATTGCTCATGTACGGGCACGCATTTTCCCTCCCAAATAAGACCTGTATATATCTACCTATTTTACATGAAGATAGATAGGGAGTACACTGTTCCCGCAAAAAGCAATGCGTTTTCCAAAAATTTTAACCTTTTGGCCGGGCAACAAGTGCCGCAAGGAAGGAGAAAATGATCGCCGCCGAGATCCCCGCACTAGTCACGTCGAAGATCCCGGTAATAACCCCGATCCAGCCGTCCCGCTGCAGTTCGGTTAATGCCCCGTGCACCAGCGAGTTGCCGAAGCTTGTAATCGGTACGGAAGCTCCCGCTCCGGCGAACTTCACCAGCGGGTCATACCAGCCAATCGCATCCATCACTGCACCGGCGACGACCAGCGAACTCATTGTGTGCGCCGGGGTGAGCTTTAGCACGTCAAACATCAGTTGGCCGATAACACAGATCAATCCGCCAACGACAAATGCCCAAAAAAATATCATTTTTCGTTAACCTCCTGTTCCAGGGCAACCGCGTGCGCGATGCAGGGAATGCTCTCGCCTTGCTGATAGGACAGCGGAGACAAGAGGGCACCCGTAGCAACGACCAGCACCCGGCCTATTTCCCGGTTCTTTAATTTTCTTAGAATGTGGCCATAGGTGACGACGGCGGAACAGCCGCAGCCGCTGCCTCCGGCATTCACATACGTTTGTTTGTTACGGTCATAAATCATCAATCCGCAATCGTCAAATTTCGTTTTGTCCATCGAGACGCCGTCTTTTTCAAGTAAATCCTTGGCGATGGCATGTCCCACCGAAGCTAAGTCTCCGGTGACGATCAAATCATAATCCTCGGGCCCCCGGCCCGTATCGCGGAAGTGGGAAACCAGCGTATCCACAGCGGCCGGCGCCATGGCCGCTCCCATGTTAAACGGATCCTTAACACCGAGATCCTGGATCCGGCCGATCGTGGCATGGGTAATGCGCGGACCGCTCCCCTCCTTCGATACAACCGCACAGCCTGCGCCCGTAATCGTATATTGGGCGGTGGCCGGTTTTTGCGAACCGTATT
This region includes:
- a CDS encoding AAA family ATPase; this translates as MPVHEQSMQTLNAVKNNLESCILGKSFEIKLLLSALLAGGHVLIEDVPGTGKTQLVKALAKSMSGDYRRIQCNPDILPSDITGVSVFHPHEERFVFRPGPVMTHILLADEINRATTKTQSALLEVMEERSVTADGVTYPLPHPFMLCATQNPIDFEGTYLLPEAQLDRFMMKIGIGYPDADTEKAMLRSHSQGQPADQLESVTTMEEIAAIQREVQRVHISEPLADYLLEIVRRTREHEEVLLGASPRASLAFMAAAKAYAFLEERDYVLPDDIKTLAPFVLEHRILLRPESRLGHRNVSEVLQQILRQVHVPVAIGR
- the spoVAE gene encoding stage V sporulation protein AE — translated: MIFFWAFVVGGLICVIGQLMFDVLKLTPAHTMSSLVVAGAVMDAIGWYDPLVKFAGAGASVPITSFGNSLVHGALTELQRDGWIGVITGIFDVTSAGISAAIIFSFLAALVARPKG
- the spoVAD gene encoding stage V sporulation protein AD — translated: MLIGAQTWEFRSKPAVIGAATVVGPEEGEGPLSHTFDFVYDNLEIDEKTWERAERKLLEHAGSLALVHAGINREDLSFFIGGDLMNQIITATFAARTIAAPYLGVFGACSTSMESLALAAFLADAGGAKYVMAGTASHNCTVEKQFRYPTEYGSQKPATAQYTITGAGCAVVSKEGSGPRITHATIGRIQDLGVKDPFNMGAAMAPAAVDTLVSHFRDTGRGPEDYDLIVTGDLASVGHAIAKDLLEKDGVSMDKTKFDDCGLMIYDRNKQTYVNAGGSGCGCSAVVTYGHILRKLKNREIGRVLVVATGALLSPLSYQQGESIPCIAHAVALEQEVNEK